The Pelodiscus sinensis isolate JC-2024 chromosome 24, ASM4963464v1, whole genome shotgun sequence genomic interval GTGCCCCCAGCCTCCACGCTGGTGCAGAACGGCActtggccctgcccctgtgcagtgggaaagggaggaggaaggagctgaAAGACCCCTCACGCCTTGGGGGACATGAGAGCGCCAGCTGTGCCAGGGCCCTCCCTGGCAGATTacaggcagccaggggcccagCAGGTGCTATGGGCCAGTTATTCGCCAGCCCTGTGCCCTAGGCAGAGGCTTGCTGTGGCAGACTGTGCCAGTCTTCATACTTCTGGACATGGGCAGCCATGGAGAGCCACAGTCACTGTCCACGTGGCAGAATCCCCGCCACCAATTCCCACCTCCGCCCAGGGGGGCGAGTCGCcttcagccctgctccctcctgcatAGAGTCAGAATGGCACAGCCGGGTGTGTCCAGCCTGAACCTCgggccaggtcccagcccagcatGTGGCCCGGAGACACCGGCTCTAGGACCAGGGCTGTCCTCATTGcggagtgggtggggggcaggcccagtgGGTACACCAGGAAGGGGAAACTCCAGCACTGCTGGCTCAGAGCTTGGTCCTTTCTCCTGGGACTTGCCCCAGGGGGCAGCAGTTCCTGCCTGCTGGCCGAAAGACCttccctggggcgctgggtggagTTGGGGCTCAAAGCAGAGGTCTGCTCAGGCCCAGTTTTAaagcccaacccagccctgcactgtgcccAATCCTTTTCAGACACCTCCCCCATTCCAATGCCACGGCCTTGCCCTTGGGGCTCAGCCCGGTGGGAGCTTCCAGCTCCCTACGTCCTTTCCCCAGACCCAGCACAGTGAGGGGGCAGGCTACACAGCCCTTGTCACATGTGTCACAGGCAGGAGGAGGTGGTAAGAGCTGACCAGAGGCCTAGTGCAGTGGCTCTCAACTTTTTTGGCCCGCACAACACAGAcctttccgcagaccaccagccaaccgcccatgatgacaaaatgggtgcaggaggatgtgagGGTATGGAGTCTCGCCagcaggttgggtgcagaagcagggtggACATGGGagatctgggaggaagggaggatgcaggagtggcaTGGAGGTagggggtctgggagagagggtgcaggagtggagtggagtggggatTGGGGGTCTGGAATAGGAACAGAGTGGGGGATCTggaagggagggtacaggagtggggtggagatgggggtctgggagggaggatgcaggagtgggagggggtggaggtgggggtctgggagggaggtagcaggagtgggatggaggtgggggtctgggagggaggatacaggagtgggatggaggtgggggtctgggagggaggatacaggagtgggatggaggtggggatctgggagggagggtacaggagtgggatggaggtgggggtctgggagggaggttacaggagtgggatggaggtgggggtctgggagggaggtagcaggagtgggatggaggtgggggtctgggagggaggtagcaggagtgggatggaggtgggggtctgggagggaggtagcaggagtgggatggaggtgggggtctgggagggagggtacaggagtgggatggaggtgggggtctgggagggagggtacaggagtgggatggaggtgggggtctgggagggaggtagcaggagtgggatggaggtgggggtctgggagggaggatacaggagtgggatggaggtgggggtctgggagggaggatacaggagtgggatggaggtgggggtctgggagggaggtagcaggagtgggatggaggtgggggtctgggagggaggtagcaggagtgggatggaggtgggggtctgggagggaggtagcaggagtgggatggaggtgggggtctgggagggagggtacaggagtggggggggtggaggtgggggtctgggagggaggatacaggagtgggatggaggtgggggtctgAGGGAGGTagcaggagtgggatggaggtgggggtctgggagggagggtacaggagtgggatggaggtgggggtctgggagggaggtagcaggagtgggatggaggtgggggtctgggatggagggtacaggagtgggatggaggtgggagtctgggagggaggataCAGAAgtaggagcagggtggaggtgggggtctgggagggaaggtgcaggagcagggtggggtgcaaggtcttggtgggagggggtgggagaggtgggggtgcagggtctgggcatgagggcgatgggggtgcttacctggctcctgcctgctgctgcactgGCTGTGATTCTAGCCAaagggagcagcagagaaagcctccaggcaagtggttccccagccagggagaggggaagcagcagcGCGTGGAACCGCTTCCCTCTCCTgcgagccagatccagcccgcgagGCTCTCCCCACCCACATCAGCAAGCCACCTGTGGCTCCCAcgaggggctgcggggctggaaGGCCAGTAAAGCCTCCCTGCCTCAGCGGAGGGGGGCGCGAGTCCTGAGCCCATGGCCACCTGCCAGATCGTCGCTGCTCTCGAGGGTTGGGTTGGGGCCCAGCAGGCTGCAGGACTCCAGCAAAAAGGGAAGGGCACAGGGGGAGACGGGGCACTTGGTGACCCCAGACCAGCAGCCAATCACACTGCACCGGGGGAACAGGGGCAGACGGACCAGACCTCTCCCTTGGCGTTGGCGTCCTCGGTGATCTGCAGGAAGCGCTTGATCAGCTCCAGCGAGGGGGCGCAGAAGTCAGGGATGCGGAGACGATGGACCACGATGCCAGGGCAGGTGTCGTGGTAGGGGGGGCTGCGCTCACTCAGCGACACCAGGTGCCGGATGCCGTGCTCGTGCATGTATTGATAGTGTGCGGGCAGTCGCGGCATGGCCAGCCCTGCCAGCTTGCCGGGCACCACCCAGGAGAAGTTCGGAGGGACGGCCGATGCCATCGGTGCTGCAGGCAGACACAGCAGTGTTAGAAAGCGCCCTGTGCGCCAGCAAGTTCCTAGCACCCTGCCGCCCCATGCATCTCcagctagagatgtaaaatcctttgAAATAGTTAACCGGGTaaaccttggctacgtctacactggcatgattttccgaaaatgcttttaacggaaaagttttccgttaaaagcattttcggaaaagagtgtctagattggcacggacgctttttcgcaaaagcactagCTTTTCCACCAAAAAAccccaatggccatttttgcgatcggggcttttttgcagaaaacaaatctgagctgtctacactggcccttttgcgcaaaagggacttttgcccaaatgggagcagcatagtatttccacaaaaagcactgatttcttacagtaggaagtcagtgcttttgcggaaattcaagcagccagtgtagacagctggcaagtttttccggaaaagcggctgattttccggaaaaactggccagtctagacacagcccttgtgtgtaaCTGGTTAATCACCACATTCTGGGTCCAGCTGGCCAggctggttaaccggttaccttgTAAGCAGGCTGATAAGCCCTGGTAAGCCTCTTATATCCCTATCTCCAACCTGGCCCAGGGCCTCCCTCCAACCCCATCCTTGGCTCCAAAGGCTCCAACCTCTGCTgctccagggcagtggggggcgggaggtgagggggaaggaggcaccaTCTCCTCCCTTGTCGCTCTATGCGCTCTGCAGATAGCTACCTGGCAAGGGGGCCAGGCACTTGCATGgtggcaccagccctgccccacgtGTCCAACACAGACTCCAGCTGCTTGAGCTGGCCCAGCCTGCCAGGTGGCAGCGGAGGGCTAGATACTCAAGCCAGGGCCGGGCTAGTCGGCCTCTCATTCAATGGGGCTGGGTAGGGAgctgccagcccacagccctCCCAGCATCCCAGGCAGATCCAGCTGTAGTCACTGCGCTGTGCGAACGGGTGCAGAGCTAAGAGACCCAGGAACCCAGACACGTGTAGATGAACTGGAGAGGGGTCAGTGCAGAGCCACGGGGATGACTTGACCAATCAGAAGGCCAGCCTGAGAGACGGCAGGAGCACGTAGTATTTAGCTTCACAAAGGAAAGGTGAAGGGGTGGCTCCTAACCCTATGTGGGGAACAAAGCGCtgatctagcagagaaaggcctAACACAATCCCACGGCCGGAAGCTGAAGCCAGGCAAATCCGGCCCAGATAGAAGGCATCCGGGTGCCACAGTGGCCCCTAAAAAAGCTGGAGTATCTGGCCGGGGTTTCAGACAGTCACAGACAAGGGGGAGCAAGGTGCCCAGCCCGTGGATGGTGCCTGGCCCCAAGCTGTCGAGCAGCACCCGACAGAGGCCAGCCCGTCAGTGCTGTGATCTCTGCTGGTTCCTCCTCCAGGAAGTGCTTCTGCATTCCTTCCTGCTGCCCTCCCCTCACCAGGCCATGCAGAGCCAAAGGAGGACTCCTTCCCTAGCCAGCCGGGGTCCCCAGGGCTCCCACTGGGCACTAGGAATAGGCCCTAGCCACTCAGCGCCCTGCCTGAGACGGGGACCAAACCATGCTCCTGGCTGGGGTACCAGAGAGAGATTTTTGAAAGCGCTCCCCATGtagttgtcccccccccccccccccgctcgccacatgcacccacagccccctgctgttCCCGGCTCTGCTCAGGTGTGCTCCTTGTGTGCAACTGGGGCTCGGGCCCTGCTGTGACAAGCGCCAGAGGAAAGCGaccctggcccggcccagcccatcCGTCGAGTCCCAAGgcacagaaatggagccctggtCCTTATAAACCCCGCGCGTCGTCTCGGTCTCCTCTAGGAAAACGATTGACGCTTTTTGGAGTCAGATTAAACAGGGGGCAAAGGGCAGACAAGCCCTAAATTACTGCTAGGCCCCGGCTCTCGTTTTCACTGTTCCACAGAAGAAGCTCACCccatggagccccagggctcgGCTGGGCTACCAGTGTCACCCCGCGTCACCTCCTGGCAACTGCACAATGAGCACATTTCAGccagccagcagcatggggagcctcagtttccctcagatCCCCAGGGTGGGTGAAGCAGGGGAAAACGACACCcagactccctgccccaggtacAACTCTGCCTGCCTCAGTGTGCCAGCACCCCCGGCTGAGAACGCAATGACCTGTGGCTGCATTGgtctccagcagctcccaggtgGCTGCCCCTATACATGCTTTAGCAATGCAAGGAGAGGGAGGGACTCAGGCCCTGTcaggcccagcagagcagctgttCCGCACCAAGTGGCACGGACAAGCCAGTGGCACATCCTAGACGGATTATCAAACACTCTCACGGTGTCATTTTCTTCAAGCTCTCAGAATAATTATTTAGCCAGAACCTTTGGGATATCTCTCAGAAAATGTCATCTTGGCCCCACGGGGCATTTACCCCTTTAAACCGCTTGCTCCTTACTTGCTACAGTAATATCATGCACTGGTGAGCTCTGCACCTTGCTTTAAAGGAGGTCTGTTGCcatgtttggttttatgagagcAGAATAAGCAGTCCCCTCTGCTCACATTTCAAGTCTGCCCATTGCAGCAGGGCCTGGATTTCTGTGCCTGTGCTAACTGCAGTGGTCAGGGGACACTCCGGGGCCATCCACTCACACGGGATTTTCCACCCTCCCTGCTCAGTGCTGCCCTGTGTCATACAGgggtgatcacagtggtcccttctggtcttggtCGCTGACCACAGAATTCAGCCTCTGGTGCCTGCAGCCCGTGTGATGCCTGGACAATGGAAGGGGCAGCGATCCTGGCGCTGGATGGGCAACCAGACCCATTGGGGCTGCTGCCTTTTAGGATGCCATGGTGGAAAGTCTATGCCTAGCACTGGACAGCTGGGGCCACTCTGGAGTCATAAACCACAGGGCTGAGGGTTTGAGGCAGGTCAGTGAGACAGGAAGCCGGGAGGGGCAATGCACCCCTGAGCCTGGCACCTCCCAGAGTACCACCTCCTGCCTAACACTTGCACCCCCATAGCCCGGCATCCACAGCACCCCAAGTCGGGCAAAGGACTGAGCCCAAATCAGCTAGAACCCTTGATCTggcacctgccccccttcccagcacCCACAACTCCCCCAGtccggcacccccagcccctggagCCTGGCAGGGCGGGCACCCActctgcctgacccccccccccccccagcccggagcctggcactgctgcccCCCGCCAGGCGCCCCCACACCGCAGCCTGCCACTCACAGCTGCTCCCGCCTGGCGCAGCAGGCGCCCCCCGAgaccgcgcccccccccctcccgactcGCCCTCCGGGCTGCAGCAGGCGGAGGCCACGGCCGCGTAACTTCACCAAATTTGCGactttgggtgcactgagcaCGCGCACCCGGACTGAGCAAACTCAGTAGCCTTCGCTGTAGCCGCTGCCCTCGTAGAATTTGCTTCCTCCTCTTTGGAGGGGTTTAAAATGATGAAGGGGGGCAAAttgcaacgggggggggggtcatggtcTGAGCAGGGGGCAGACATTTGCCGGCTGGAGGGATCAAGCTACTGTAGGTAGCGTCAGAAGAGGGGCTAGAGAggaaaaattggggggggggggtggtagcCGGggttaagtggggggggggaggactaaCACTACCAGACCCGTttcgggagggggagaggagggggcagttACCCCGCAGTACGAGCCTCCTGCTGTCCTTGTAAATATCGGGTTGCAAagggttttttctttctcttccctggACGCTGCATGTCAGCCCCCGAGCAGGGGGCGGGCTCCTGGGTTTGAgatcttaaaggcacaggcctccCAATCCCTAGACGTCAATGCTTAGACACAGcgctggctgcgtctagactggcaagtttttctgcaaaatcctctgatttgcagaaaaacttgccagctgtctacactggccacttgaatttccggaaaaacactgacgatctcatgtaagatggtcagtgattttccggaaatactatgctgctcccgtttgggcaaaagtctttttctgaaagacttttgcgcaaaagggccagtgtaaacagcacagtactgttttccgcaaaaaagccccgattgcgaaaatggcgatcggggcttttttgcggaaaagcgtgtctagattggccacggatgcttttccgaaaatgcttttaatggaaaacttttctgttaaaagcattttcagaaaatcatgccagtgtagacgtagcctgaatgtatacaagtgtgaaatattgtacagccagttcctgcctcaaactctgcctctcacATTTGGAGTATTTAAGATTCTTCTCTCATTTTCTATGTCGATATGAAGTCACTGCAGCTCCTTTCTCTTCTGTACTGTGCTGAGGtgctaaactccctcccagagcccccacatccacaccccctcctgtacggcaatcccctgccccagggcagagcccgcatcccccacccaaactccccctagcctgcacccctcctgcacccaaactccatcccagagcctgcgccccaaacAGGTTAACCTTTTGTGGGCCCTCATGGGGGCAATGGGGACATGGGGCAGAGTCctcagagcaggggtctccaacctttttaagcacgagatcactttttgaatttaagtgcaatccaagatctacctcatatataaataccctggccccacttccttcctaccccttctgcaaggccccgcccctgctccctctatcctccctctcttgcccatcctcactcactttcatcagcctggggcagagggttgggggcgcaggctttggtcttggattaagggatctgtaGTGTGataagggctctgagctgctcttgggacaGGCAGGTGGACATAGGAGGGgtttctaggtgcaggctttgggagggtgtttggatgcagaggtGCTCAGAGCTACGATAAGGGcttgggtataggagggggttcatgactagggtaggagtttgggatgtgggctccatttgggcactgctggtggctcctgggtggtggtgcagtggggctaaggcaggctcacctgtgccctggccctgaaacactccctaaagcagccagcaaactccatcatTAGTCTTGtcgtgccccctctctgctccgtgGAGAAAGGAGAAAGAATGGGAGAGaaagcacagaaagcaggagactctcggaggggcagttccaaggcaaagggtaggaaatgcgcagcagtgcagggaggggcagctgaagtgctggcacttgatagcctcttggccaaacccatcaggatcacctgtcaggggctccaagatctaccagtagatcccgatcgactgtctggtgaccactgcctcagagtgaggggctggccaggggcaatgGGTCATGTCACCGCAGGGACAACCAtgctccacccagcccagtaAAAGGGCACTGTTTACAAACTGGCATCCGCCAGACACAGAGTGGCCTCctggccctgcgctgctgccatCATGCTTCTTCCCCTTGGGGGTGGGCCCCTGCCGCACCATgctacccctgccccccacccagcacccctctGACCTCCTACATCCAGTGCCACACCACTCAGAGACCCTCACATGATCATCCAAAAATGTTAAGTAGTTGTTATTGGTTTTAGGAATTCCAGCTCTGTGTCTATTGTAGCACTTGCTATGATTTTTGTACTTTGATTTGTAATTAGGAGTTTTTAATCCTACAGCAGAGGCATAGCAAAGGGGGATTTGactggggaggaggtgctgggttgCTTAGCTCTGAAGGAGGGAAATTTAGTGGAAGGCTCTGGGGTTGCTTGTCTCTGAAGGAAGGGGATTtgggtggtgggggcggggggctctgggtTTGCCTgtctctgagggagggggatttggttgtgggaggtgcttggggtgcctggctctggcatcagCTGGTAGAAAACCTGCCAGTCTCCAGCGGCAGCCCCTGGTCAGGCAGGCCAGGGCCAAGGGGcttggagcagggggtggggggccagaggcatgtcagggcaggcaatggcagggggaGAGCACAAGTGGGGGTGGATCTTGAGAGGAAGAGGTAGCTCAGAAGCATTTTGGGTGGGTGggacagtgtgtgggggggggccttggggcaagaacagcagggtgggggatgaCGGGTCTGAGTgcttgtgccccccaaccccacattTTGTGcagcagtgcccagccaaggcaAGGGACAGCACATGTTAAAGA includes:
- the DUSP23 gene encoding dual specificity protein phosphatase 23; translation: MASAVPPNFSWVVPGKLAGLAMPRLPAHYQYMHEHGIRHLVSLSERSPPYHDTCPGIVVHRLRIPDFCAPSLELIKRFLQITEDANAKGEAVAVHCLLGFGRTGTLLACYLVKAQRLTGVDAIHEIRRLRPGAIETHEQEKAVIQFHHHIK